From bacterium:
GGGGCGAAGGAGACGGGGATTCTCGACGCCATGCGCCGGGTCTGGGAGACGGGGAAATCCTTCCGGCTCCCCCTGAGCCGGTACGTGGACGACCGGGTTTCGGGGTGGAGGGAAAATTACTTCTACCGGCTCTCTTCCGGGGAGGTGGTGGCGATCTACCGGGACGTGACCGAGCAAAAACGCAGCGAAGCCGAGCTGAAACGAAGAGAGGAGTTTCTCGACGCCACCGGCCGCATGGCCAAGGTGGGGGGGTGGGAACACGATCTCCTGTCCGGGGAGGCGGTTTGGACCCCGGCCCTCTACGAGATCCTCGAACTGGATTCGGGGCCCGCGCCCGGGCCCGCCAAGTACCTGGAACACTACTTCGGCTCCGACCGGGAGATCCTGGCCGAAGCCTACCGGAAAGCCGTCGACAGCGGGGAGCCCTTCGACCTCGAACTCCGGGTTCGAACGTATCGGGGGCGGTGGCGCTGGGGCCGGGTCCACGGCGAGCCGGTCTTCAAGAACGGCCGTTGCCGCAAGATCTGGGGGGCCTTTCAGGACATCACCGACCGGAAGGCGGCGGCGGAGGAGCTGAAAAAACTCAACCTGGAACTGGAAGAACGGGTGCGGCGGCGGACGGCCGAACTCGAGGCTTTTTCCTACTCGGTTTCCCACGACTTGCGGGCGCCCCTGCGGGCCATGGACGGGTTTTCCCAGAAACTGCTCGAAGACTACGGTTCCTCCCTGGACGAGAAGGGCCGGCATTACCTGCAGCGGGTCCGGGCCGGGGCCCAGAAGATGGGACGCTTGATCGACGATCTTCTCTCCCTCTCCCGGCTGGAACGCCGGGAGATGAGTTGGGAAACGTTCGATCTGGCCGAGGCCGCCCGGGAGGTCTACGAGGACCTGAAGCCGGAACGCGAGGGCCGGCGGGTGGAGTTCGCGGCGTCCTCCGGACCCGTCCGGGCCGACCGGACCCTGTTCAAGGTGTTGCTCGTCAACCTCGTCTCCAACGCCCTCAAGTTTTCCCGGGAAAGGGACCCGGCCCGGATCGAGGTCGGCTGCCGCCGGGAGGGGGAGCAAACGGTGTATTACGTCCGGGACAACGGGGTGGGGTTCGACATGAAGTACGCGGACAAAATCTTCACGCCGTTTCAGCGCCTGCACCGGGAAGACGAATACGAAGGGACCGGCATCGGTCTGGCCACCGCCCAACGGGTCGTGTCCCGCCACGGGGGAACCATCCGGGCCGAAAGCGGGAAAAACAAGGGGGCGGCCATCTTCTTCACCCTGGGTGCGGATCCCGAAGAAGCGCCGCCTCCCCGCGGCCAACCCCAAGGAGAAGAACCGTGAAACCCAAGGACATCAGGATCCTGCTGGTGGAAGACAACCCCGACGACGTGGAGCTGACCCTGGAGGCGTTCCGGGGCCATAAGCTCATCAACCGGATCACGGTGGCCCGGGACGGAGAGGAAGCCTTGGAGGAGATCGGCCGCCACCGGACCGACCTGATTCTCCTCGATCTCAAGCTCCCCAAGATTTCGGGCTTGGAGGTGCTCAAAAAGGCGAAAAGCGACCCCCGGACCGCCGCGATTCCCGTGATCGTGCTCACCTCTTCCCGGGAGGAACAGGACCTGGTCGAAAGCTACCGGTTCGGCGTCAACAGTTACATCCGCAAGCCCGTCGACTTCACCGAGTTCATCGAGACCGTCCGCCATATCGGTCTTTACTGGCTCCTTCTCAACGAGTATCCCCGGGCATGAAGGAGCGCCGCGACTATTCCGGGGTCGAACTCAAGGTCGTCCTCCTGGAGGACAACCCCGACGACGCCGAGTTGGTCCAAAACGAGCTGGTCCGGGCCGGCTTCCGGCCGTCGGTCGTCCGGGTCAACAACCTCGAAGACTTGAGCAAAGCCCTGTCTCCGCCTCCCGACGTGATCCTGGCCGATTACGCGCTTCCCGCGTGCAGCGGCCTCGACGCCATCGAGGTCCGGGACCGGATCGCCCCGGACGCGCCCCTCATCATCGTTTCCGGGACGATCGGCGAGGAGGTCGCGGTCGAGTGCATGCGGGCGGGGGCGACCGATTACGTCCTCAAGGACAAGCGCTTCCGCCTGGGCCCGGTGGTGCGGCGCGCCCTGGAAGACAGCGAATCGTTGAAGATCCGCCGGCGGGCGGAATGGGAGCTGGAGCGGATTTTCGACCTCTCCTTGGACATGATCTGCGTCACCGACTTCCGCGGCTGCTTCAAACGCGTGAACCGGGCCTTTGCCCGGGTCCTGGGCTATCCCGAGACGGAGCTGCTTTCCCGGTCCTGCTACGACTATATCCACCCCGACGACCGGGAAAAGACGCGCCGGGTTTTGACGGAGGTCCTGGGAGCGGGGGCGCCGGTGGTCGGCTTCGTCAACCGCTTCCGGCACCGGGACGGGACCTACCGCTGGCTGGAATGGAACTCGCAGCCCGTCGTCGAAGAGGGCAGCACGTACGCCGTGGCCCGGGACATCACCGGGTCGCGGGAAGCGCAGCGGCGGCTCCGGGAGAGCGAGGACAAGTTGCGCCTGGCCCTTTCCGCCGCCCGAATGGGAATCTGGGATTGGGACATCGAAACCGGATCCGTGATCTGGACGGACGGAGTGGAGGCGATATTCGGGCTGGCTCCCGGCGCTTTCGCCGGGACCTACGGCGCTTACCTCGATCTCATCCACCCCGACGATTCCGAACGGGTCCGGAACACCGTCGACGGCGTCGTTTGCGGGGACGATCCCGCCGGCCACTACGAGATCGAGCACCGGCTGATCCGGCCCGACGGCTCGATCGGGTGGCTGGCCGCGACCGGCCGTCTCTTCCGCGGCGAGCGGGGAGAAGCGGTGCGCATGGTGGGGACCGCTTGGGACATCACCGAGCACAAGGAGACCGAGCGCCGGATTCGGGAATCGGAGACCCGGTACCGCGAGTTGGTGGAGAACATCAACGACGCCATCTTTTCGCTGCGGAGCGACGGAACGATAACCTACATCAGCCCGGCGATCGAAACCATCGCCGGGTACACTCCCCCGGACCTGGTCGGGCGCAACTTCCGGGAGTTCGTCCACCCCGAGGATATCGAGGGGATCGACGTCTCTTTCCGGAACGTCATGGAAGGGAAGATCGAACCCTCGGAGTACCGCGTGCTGACCGCCTCCGGGGGCGAGCGTTGGGTCCGGACTTCCAGCCGTCCGCTTCGCGACGGCGGTTCGCCGGTCGGAATCACCGGTTCGATCACCGACATCGACGAGCGCAAGCGGGTGGAGGCCGCCCTGATCGAAACCGAGAGCAAGTACTTGACGCTCTTCCGCGCCGCCCGGGACGGGATCGTGCTCCTGGATTTGGAGACCGGGACCGTCGCGGAGTGCAACCCCGAGTTCGAACGGCAGGCGGGGAGGACCCAGGCGGAACTGAAGAAGATGAAGATCTGGGAACTGCGGCCCCCGGAGAAGGTGGAGGCGTCCCGGCTCAAATTCTTCGAGATCCAGAAACGGGGCTACGGGGGCGCCGACGACCTGGAACTGCTCCGCCCCGACGGGACGGTCGTTCCGGTGGAGTTCGAGGGGAAGGAAGTGGAGTGGGGGGGCAGGAGCTACATCCAAGAACACTTCCGGGACGTCACCGAGCGCAAAAAAGCCGAGGAATCCCTGCGCCAGCGGGAGGAAGAAAACCTGCGCTTGCAGAAGATGGACGCGGTGGGAAGGCTGGCGGGCGGGGTGGCCCACGATTTCAACAACCTTTTGACCGCGATTATGGGGTTCGTCGACCTGGTCCTCTCCGAACTCCCGGAAGGGTCCCCGTACCGCTCCGATCTGCTCGAGGTGGAAGCCGCCGCCCGGCGGGGAGGGCTGCTCACCCGCCAACTCCTGGCCTTCAGCCGGAAGCAGACTCTCTTCAAGAAAATGCTCGATCTCAACCGCCTCGTCCAGGGCATGGAAGTCATGCTCCGGTCCCTGCTGAGCGAGGACATCGAGATAGATATCGACCTCGATCCCGAGCTCAAGAACGTCCGAGCGGACGCCGGCCAAATCGAGCAGGTGGCGATGAACCTGGTCATCAACGCCCGGGACGCGATGCCCGCCGGCGGCCGGCTCACGGTCCGCACCGAAAACGTCGCGCTCGACGAGGAAAGCAGCCGGGAGATCCGGGAATCGCGCCCGGGGGAGTTCGCCTGCCTGACGGTGGAAGACACCGGGACCGGGATGAGCGGGGAGATCCAGCAGCGGATCTTCGAGCCGTTTTTCACCACCAAGGGCCCGGAAAAGGGGACCGGCCTGGGGCTTTCCACCGTCTACGGCATCGTCAAGCAGCACGGGGGCTGGGTGAACTTCTACAGCGAACCGAAGCGGGGGACGGTCTTCCGCGTCTACCTGCCGACCTTGAGCACCCCGGCGGCCGCGAAGGCGAGAGAGTCCTTCCCCTCGGAATATTCGCCCGGGAAGGGGGAACGCATTTTGCTGGTCGAGGACAACGAGGGAATTCTCAAATCCCAGCTTCGGATTCTCCAGCGCGCCGGGTACGTCGTCTTCGGGGCCGGGACCGCGGCCGAAGCCAGGGACCTTTTCCGGCGGGAAGAAGGCAACTTCGACCTCTTCTTCACCGACGTCGTCCTCCCCGACGGGAACGGTTTGGAATTGGTCGAGGAATTGAGGAAACGGGTTCCGGCGCTGCGGGTGCTCCTCAGCAGCGGTTATATCGATCTCCGGGAAAACGGGGACCGCATCCGGGAACTGGGCTTGCCCTTCATCGAGAAGCCCTACCAGATCCGGCCGCTTTTGAACCGGATCCGGGCTGAACTCGACCGTCCCGCCGCCGGCCCCTAGCCGGTCCCGATCAAAGGTCCCGCCCGTCCGCGGCGGCGACGATCTCGACCGCCGCCCGCAGGGAAGCGGCCAAGGCCTGCTTTTCCCGGGTGACGTAGTCTCCCGCGGGAAAGGGGACGTGGTTGGAGACGCCCCGGACGGCCACGCCCCGGACCCCGCGCCAGGCGGAGCAAAGGGCGTAAAAGAAGGCGGTCTCCATGTCCAGCAGGTAAGGTTTGCCGCCGCGGTAGAGCCGGAGGAAGGCCTCGAAACCGGGCGGGGAGCCGCCGCCGGGAACCGGCGCGGGACCGGCGTCAACGAGTTCGCCTTGCTCGTCGAGAACGCCGCCGAACCCGTAAAAGGTGTCTTGGGAAACGATCTTTCCCGGAGCGACGGAGGGGAGGCCGAGCCGCCGTCCGATTTCGGCCAGGCCCGGGTCGGGGAAGAAATCCTCTCCGGGTTTCGCTCGGGAAAAATAGCCGGCCGCCCCCAGGCCGCCCAGGGGGTTGGCGGCGGCCCGGTCGAGGAGGTAGACCCGGCCCAGGGAGTAGTGGCGGGAGGCCCCGCAGGTTCCGGCCATGACGAAAGCGCGGGCCCCCAGCCGGACCAGCTCGCCGAGAGCCCCCGCCGTCGAGGCCGAGCCGTACCCGGCCAGCACCGCCGGGAAGGAAAGCCCGGGGCGGGAGACCCGGAACGTGCGGGATTCGCGTCTCCGGGCCCGTTCCTCCAGGGAAAAGCCGTCCGCTTCCAGGGCGGCGGCCACCGCCGAGCGCTCCTCCCCGAAGACGAGCAGGACGGTCTCGGCGACGTCGGCCGGGGTCAGCCCCAGCAAGGGCGTTTTCATGGCACGGCTCCGGGTTTCACGGATAGGGCAGGGAGAGATTTTTGCACCTGATTACTCTGATTAACTCTGATTGAGAGAAAAAGCCAGAATACAGTATTCAGTATTCAG
This genomic window contains:
- a CDS encoding ATP-binding protein, whose product is MKIGRLRRLNSVLKAVRNINQLVTRESSRDRFLDKICEILVADRGYGDAWIGLTDGAEVRTVAVSAGDGERIRKILEKSGTPDCVARALERPEPVVVLAPAEECGGCPPGAGRDYTARLAVRLEFENRIFGFLSVSVPPEAAADPEEKTVLAELAADIAFALDRFEAEAERCTAEERFRELFENMSSGAAVCTAVEGGKDFLCVDFNAAAERIDEISRKDVIGKRLTEVFAGAKETGILDAMRRVWETGKSFRLPLSRYVDDRVSGWRENYFYRLSSGEVVAIYRDVTEQKRSEAELKRREEFLDATGRMAKVGGWEHDLLSGEAVWTPALYEILELDSGPAPGPAKYLEHYFGSDREILAEAYRKAVDSGEPFDLELRVRTYRGRWRWGRVHGEPVFKNGRCRKIWGAFQDITDRKAAAEELKKLNLELEERVRRRTAELEAFSYSVSHDLRAPLRAMDGFSQKLLEDYGSSLDEKGRHYLQRVRAGAQKMGRLIDDLLSLSRLERREMSWETFDLAEAAREVYEDLKPEREGRRVEFAASSGPVRADRTLFKVLLVNLVSNALKFSRERDPARIEVGCRREGEQTVYYVRDNGVGFDMKYADKIFTPFQRLHREDEYEGTGIGLATAQRVVSRHGGTIRAESGKNKGAAIFFTLGADPEEAPPPRGQPQGEEP
- a CDS encoding PAS domain S-box protein, with the translated sequence MKERRDYSGVELKVVLLEDNPDDAELVQNELVRAGFRPSVVRVNNLEDLSKALSPPPDVILADYALPACSGLDAIEVRDRIAPDAPLIIVSGTIGEEVAVECMRAGATDYVLKDKRFRLGPVVRRALEDSESLKIRRRAEWELERIFDLSLDMICVTDFRGCFKRVNRAFARVLGYPETELLSRSCYDYIHPDDREKTRRVLTEVLGAGAPVVGFVNRFRHRDGTYRWLEWNSQPVVEEGSTYAVARDITGSREAQRRLRESEDKLRLALSAARMGIWDWDIETGSVIWTDGVEAIFGLAPGAFAGTYGAYLDLIHPDDSERVRNTVDGVVCGDDPAGHYEIEHRLIRPDGSIGWLAATGRLFRGERGEAVRMVGTAWDITEHKETERRIRESETRYRELVENINDAIFSLRSDGTITYISPAIETIAGYTPPDLVGRNFREFVHPEDIEGIDVSFRNVMEGKIEPSEYRVLTASGGERWVRTSSRPLRDGGSPVGITGSITDIDERKRVEAALIETESKYLTLFRAARDGIVLLDLETGTVAECNPEFERQAGRTQAELKKMKIWELRPPEKVEASRLKFFEIQKRGYGGADDLELLRPDGTVVPVEFEGKEVEWGGRSYIQEHFRDVTERKKAEESLRQREEENLRLQKMDAVGRLAGGVAHDFNNLLTAIMGFVDLVLSELPEGSPYRSDLLEVEAAARRGGLLTRQLLAFSRKQTLFKKMLDLNRLVQGMEVMLRSLLSEDIEIDIDLDPELKNVRADAGQIEQVAMNLVINARDAMPAGGRLTVRTENVALDEESSREIRESRPGEFACLTVEDTGTGMSGEIQQRIFEPFFTTKGPEKGTGLGLSTVYGIVKQHGGWVNFYSEPKRGTVFRVYLPTLSTPAAAKARESFPSEYSPGKGERILLVEDNEGILKSQLRILQRAGYVVFGAGTAAEARDLFRREEGNFDLFFTDVVLPDGNGLELVEELRKRVPALRVLLSSGYIDLRENGDRIRELGLPFIEKPYQIRPLLNRIRAELDRPAAGP
- a CDS encoding response regulator — translated: MKPKDIRILLVEDNPDDVELTLEAFRGHKLINRITVARDGEEALEEIGRHRTDLILLDLKLPKISGLEVLKKAKSDPRTAAIPVIVLTSSREEQDLVESYRFGVNSYIRKPVDFTEFIETVRHIGLYWLLLNEYPRA